A window from Citrobacter amalonaticus encodes these proteins:
- a CDS encoding PTS sugar transporter subunit IIC has protein sequence MNSFVEFIVKDLLGQASILIAFIAMLGLILQKKSPGKTAEGTFKTLLGFLIMMAGINIIVATLTFLNDIFTQGFGMKGYITDVAAIAGLANRELGSEVALTLMVIFAVNIIIARLTPLKYIFLTGQALLWMATIGAVIGYKSGLTGLPLILTGGVFGGVMAVLMPALAQPVVRRITGSDDVALGHFCTIGYLVQAAVAKVVGKGSRSTEDLELPDNFKFLQDTYLAMAVVMVPMYLIPALAAGPEYIAQFSGGVNYLMYAFMQSIQFVAGVFVLYSGVRLLLNELVPAFRGIAMRIVPDAKPALDCPVLFPYAPNAVIVGFLATTVGSIIGMLVFPMFGLAMILPGLLTNFFAGGTAGVFGNALGGRRGAMIGGVVHGLFITFLPAILVPMLETYGFTGVTFSDSDVISSGLVLGHAFQNNWLFVALFIVFVAALAWFVNGKSAKPKGENVHESV, from the coding sequence ATGAATAGCTTCGTTGAATTCATCGTTAAAGATTTGCTCGGTCAGGCGTCGATATTAATCGCCTTTATCGCGATGCTCGGACTGATCCTGCAAAAGAAATCACCGGGAAAAACCGCAGAGGGGACGTTTAAAACGCTGCTCGGTTTTTTAATCATGATGGCCGGGATCAATATTATTGTCGCCACACTGACCTTCCTGAACGATATTTTTACTCAGGGATTTGGTATGAAGGGCTACATTACCGATGTGGCTGCCATCGCTGGGTTAGCTAACCGTGAGTTGGGCTCAGAAGTGGCGTTAACCCTGATGGTGATTTTTGCCGTCAATATCATCATCGCGCGTCTGACACCGCTGAAATACATCTTCCTGACCGGACAAGCGTTGTTGTGGATGGCGACCATTGGCGCGGTCATTGGCTATAAATCGGGGCTCACCGGACTGCCGTTGATTCTGACCGGCGGGGTTTTTGGCGGCGTGATGGCGGTGCTGATGCCTGCGCTGGCGCAACCGGTGGTCAGGCGCATCACCGGCTCGGATGATGTGGCGCTGGGGCACTTTTGTACTATTGGCTATCTCGTGCAGGCGGCGGTGGCTAAAGTGGTGGGCAAAGGATCTCGCTCCACGGAAGACCTTGAATTACCCGATAATTTCAAGTTCTTACAGGATACCTATCTCGCCATGGCGGTAGTGATGGTGCCGATGTACCTCATTCCGGCGCTGGCGGCGGGTCCGGAATATATCGCCCAGTTCTCCGGCGGCGTGAACTATCTGATGTATGCCTTCATGCAGTCCATTCAGTTTGTGGCCGGTGTCTTCGTGCTCTACAGCGGCGTGCGCTTACTGCTCAACGAACTGGTTCCGGCATTTCGCGGTATCGCTATGCGTATCGTGCCGGATGCAAAGCCCGCGCTGGATTGCCCGGTTCTGTTCCCTTATGCCCCCAACGCGGTGATTGTTGGGTTCCTGGCGACCACTGTCGGTTCCATCATCGGTATGCTGGTGTTCCCGATGTTTGGTCTGGCGATGATCCTGCCGGGTCTGCTAACTAACTTTTTCGCCGGAGGGACCGCGGGCGTCTTTGGCAACGCGCTGGGCGGCCGTCGTGGCGCGATGATCGGCGGCGTAGTTCACGGGCTGTTCATCACCTTCCTGCCTGCGATTCTGGTGCCGATGCTGGAAACCTACGGTTTCACCGGCGTCACGTTCAGCGATTCTGACGTCATCAGTTCCGGCCTCGTTTTAGGCCACGCCTTCCAGAATAACTGGCTGTTTGTCGCGTTGTTCATTGTTTTTGTTGCCGCACTGGCATGGTTCGTAAACGGTAAATCCGCTAAGCCAAAAGGGGAAAATGTTCATGAGTCTGTATAA
- a CDS encoding PTS sugar transporter subunit IIB → MLKILCVCGCGLGSSFAIEMTAKAVLKKLEIPAHIEHTTVSEAGAFKSDMILTQKTFADILTADASEEEIKRVVVLNKLTDKDEIEAKIVAFLKERNLKVAHYE, encoded by the coding sequence ATGCTGAAAATTCTTTGCGTATGTGGCTGCGGCCTCGGTTCAAGTTTTGCTATTGAAATGACGGCGAAAGCGGTTTTAAAGAAACTGGAAATTCCTGCGCATATCGAACATACCACGGTATCTGAAGCAGGGGCGTTTAAATCTGACATGATCCTGACGCAAAAAACCTTTGCTGACATCTTAACGGCGGATGCCAGTGAAGAAGAAATTAAACGGGTCGTGGTTCTGAATAAGCTCACGGACAAAGACGAAATTGAAGCCAAAATCGTCGCGTTTTTAAAAGAGCGGAATCTGAAGGTAGCTCATTATGAATAG